Proteins from a genomic interval of Quercus robur chromosome 9, dhQueRobu3.1, whole genome shotgun sequence:
- the LOC126698239 gene encoding uncharacterized protein LOC126698239 isoform X2 — protein MGEKGVTRGAPVLLKKDVKDSEDEEKMGDSPVMGLLTEHKTAKSESEKTNDSKNKEVLSKIMIKKAIRKRAAYVKANSEKITMAGLRRLLEEDLKLVKYRLDTYKEFISQQLDEALESHEVSGKKPATNATKNVKKNSYSKASKRVSSKENSDSSDSEGDEEEEEEEEEEVKPRKKNVPKGKTENSDAKKRKRPAKESNISSKKQRKGVKTISEENSDAEDGGDASEDGHSEPSVEKPVKKKEVSTPAYGKRVEHLKSVIKSCGMSVPPSIYKKVKQVPENEREAQLIKELEQILSREGLSANPSEKEIKEVRKSKERAKELEGIDMSNIVQSSRRRSTTSFIPPPRIAPPKIASPKIAPRKPKILVESDGDDVKDADEEKVEDTDKENVEDADKEKVVEDADKEKKVEDADKEKVVEDADKEKVEDNKEEEEQEEEEEEEEEEEDDDDDDDDSESEEFNEDDDDSD, from the exons ATGGGGGAAAAAGGTGTTACTAGAGGAGCACCGGTGTTACTAAAGAAAGATGTGAAGGACTCTGAAGATGAGGAGAAAATGGGAGACTCGCCAGTTATGGGCCTTCTGACAGAACATAAAACAGCCAAATCTGAAAGTGAGAAAACTAATGACAGCAAAAATAAAGAAGTTCTAAGCAAGATTATGATAAAGAAAGCTATTAGAAAAAGAGCTGCTTATGTCAAAGCTAATTCTGA GAAAATTACAATGGCTGGACTTCGTCGACTTTTGGAGGAAGATCTTAAACTTGTGAAATATAGGCTTGACACCTATAAGGAGTTTATAAGTCAGCAATTAGATGAG GCATTAGAATCTCATGAAGTTTCTGGAAAAAAACCAGCAACTAATGCCACGAAAAATGTTAAGAAAAATTCCTATAGTAAAGCATCCAAAAGGGTCAGCAGCAAAGAGAATTCTGATTCCTCAGATAGTGAGGGtgatgaggaagaagaggaagaggaagaggaagaagtgaAACCTAGAAAGAAAAATGTTCCAAAAGGAAAGACGGAAAACTCTGATGCTAAAAAACGGAAAAGACCTGCAAAGGAGAGCAACATATCTAGCAAGAAGCAGAGGAAGGGTGTGAAAACAATATCAGAGGAAAACAGTGATGCAGAAGATGGTGGAGATGCCTCTGAAGATGGCCACTCTGAACCATCTGTTGAGAAACCTGTGAAG AAGAAAGAAGTTTCAACCCCCGCATATGGGAAACGTGTGGAGCATTTGAAATCAGTTATCAAATCTTGTGGAATGAG CGTTCCACCATCAATTTACAAGAAAGTAAAGCAGGTGCCTGAGAATGAACGTGAGGCCCAACTGATAAAGGAGTTAGAGCAAATACTATCTAGAGAAGGATTATCTGCAAATCCTTCAGAAAAAG AAATCAAAGAAGTGAGAAAGAGCAAGGAAAGAGCAAAAGAACTTGAGGGCATTGACATGAGTAATATTGTACAAAGTTCACGTAGAAGATCCACAACTAGTTTTATACCTCCTCCAAGGATAGCTCCTCCAAAGATAGCTTCTCCAAAGATAGCTCCTCGAAAGCCCAAAATACTAGTTGAAAGTGATGGTGATGACGTGAAAGATGCTGACGAAGAGAAGGTAGAAGATACTGACAAAGAGAATGTAGAAGATGCTGACAAAGAGAAGGTAGTAGAAGACGctgacaaagaaaagaaagtagaaGATGCTGACAAAGAGAAGGTAGTAGAAGATGCTGACAAAGAGAAGGTAGAAGAcaacaaggaagaagaagagcaggaagaagaagaggaagaagaagaagaagaagaagatgatgacgACGACGACGATGACAGTGAGAGTGAAGAGTTTAATGAAG ATGATGATGACAGTGATTAA